A genomic window from Candidatus Bathyarchaeota archaeon includes:
- a CDS encoding ammonium transporter translates to MLDQATETWAAFQQNFFVGWAPVAIFIMATAGFALFYAGMVRKKNVTHTILQINVGWTLAFVVYFLIGFPLAYYVAEPVFGIPQFAPTIANPLPPLLSETGAYGLAASPSGIGDLATWFKMAMFAITVVGIVPGGLAERDKFWGWIVAAAGISGFIYPVVEHWVWGGGWLSELGFIDYAGSGVVHLVGGTLALMGAIMIGPRIGKFVGDKKMPRTFFGHSIPLSVIGAWLLAFGWFGFNVGSSVAADPMTINVELAWVSLTTAMCMAGGMFGAAITSRGHVLTSMVGLLAGAVAICSGAHIVHPLAGFVIGIIAGVITTFTMGVLEHKLHIDDALGCFPVHAACGVWGLLATGIFGGTALGAHPIYGFADMTTWIGQLGIQAIGAGAIFLWATVMGLVMFGILKKANLLRVGRDAELYGLDIALHKTLAYPEDMMEEK, encoded by the coding sequence ATGTTAGATCAAGCAACTGAAACATGGGCGGCGTTCCAGCAGAACTTTTTCGTAGGATGGGCACCTGTAGCCATTTTCATCATGGCAACTGCAGGATTTGCCTTGTTCTATGCAGGAATGGTCCGTAAAAAGAACGTCACTCACACTATACTGCAAATCAACGTAGGATGGACACTCGCATTCGTCGTGTACTTCCTAATTGGATTCCCTCTAGCATATTATGTAGCTGAACCTGTGTTTGGGATTCCACAGTTTGCTCCAACAATAGCTAACCCACTGCCACCATTGCTGTCCGAAACGGGTGCTTACGGTTTAGCCGCAAGCCCCTCTGGAATAGGCGACCTTGCAACATGGTTCAAAATGGCAATGTTTGCAATTACCGTCGTAGGTATAGTCCCAGGAGGTTTAGCAGAACGTGACAAATTCTGGGGCTGGATAGTTGCAGCTGCAGGAATCTCTGGTTTCATCTACCCCGTAGTTGAACACTGGGTCTGGGGTGGAGGCTGGCTATCAGAACTGGGTTTCATCGATTACGCAGGTTCAGGGGTAGTTCACCTAGTTGGTGGAACACTTGCATTAATGGGTGCAATAATGATTGGACCAAGGATTGGAAAGTTCGTAGGCGACAAGAAGATGCCGAGAACATTCTTTGGACACAGCATCCCATTGTCTGTAATTGGTGCATGGTTACTGGCTTTCGGTTGGTTCGGCTTTAACGTTGGCTCAAGCGTAGCTGCAGATCCAATGACAATCAACGTAGAACTTGCATGGGTCTCACTGACTACAGCAATGTGTATGGCTGGAGGAATGTTCGGAGCAGCAATCACCTCAAGAGGTCATGTGCTAACAAGCATGGTTGGTTTGCTTGCAGGTGCTGTTGCAATATGTTCCGGAGCCCACATAGTCCATCCGTTAGCAGGGTTCGTAATCGGTATAATCGCAGGAGTAATCACAACATTCACGATGGGAGTCCTTGAACACAAACTACACATTGACGACGCTTTAGGATGTTTCCCAGTTCACGCAGCATGTGGAGTTTGGGGACTGTTAGCAACTGGAATCTTTGGCGGAACTGCCCTTGGAGCACACCCAATCTATGGATTCGCGGACATGACAACATGGATTGGTCAACTCGGAATACAGGCAATCGGTGCAGGTGCAATATTCCTGTGGGCTACAGTAATGGGACTGGTAATGTTTGGTATCCTCAAAAAAGCGAACTTACTCCGTGTCGGACGAGATGCAGAACTATACGGTCTGGATATCGCACTACACAAGACCCTAGCATACCCCGAAGACATGATGGAAGAAAAATAA